A single region of the Streptomyces sp. NBC_00236 genome encodes:
- a CDS encoding GNAT family N-acetyltransferase produces MPELQRLRPDHAPALLAFERENRAFFAASVPDRGDDYFTHFAAHLAERLAEQATGACHFHVLVTRDGEVLGRFNLVDVAEGEAELGFRLAEKATGRGLATTAVRRLFTLCTTTYALTKLRAGATLTNTASRSVLTRTGFVPTGEELVLSGERGLGYVRDLAAGPHPVALQ; encoded by the coding sequence ATGCCCGAACTCCAACGCCTGCGCCCCGACCACGCCCCGGCCCTGCTCGCGTTCGAGCGGGAGAACCGCGCCTTCTTCGCGGCCTCGGTGCCGGACCGCGGCGACGACTACTTCACGCACTTCGCCGCCCACCTCGCGGAACGCCTCGCCGAACAGGCCACGGGCGCTTGCCACTTCCACGTCCTCGTGACGCGGGACGGTGAGGTGCTGGGCCGCTTCAACCTGGTGGACGTGGCGGAGGGCGAGGCCGAACTGGGCTTCCGCCTGGCCGAGAAGGCCACGGGCCGCGGCCTGGCGACGACGGCGGTCCGCCGCCTCTTCACGCTCTGCACGACGACGTACGCCCTGACGAAGCTGCGCGCAGGAGCCACCCTCACGAACACCGCGTCACGGTCGGTCCTGACGCGGACGGGGTTCGTCCCGACGGGAGAGGAGTTGGTGTTGAGCGGGGAGCGGGGGCTGGGGTACGTACGGGACTTGGCGGCTGGGCCGCACCCGGTCGCCCTTCAGTGA
- a CDS encoding nuclear transport factor 2 family protein: protein MSGLEDRLALLERRLRQLEDGGTAAAEGAAGDRVAVVERLHRLQAAIDARDWDTVRATFTADGTGYRRTGIDEIVAVMRGHLGGCGATQHLLGNTRVTIDGDRARSLSYARVHHMGAGDMRGKFFECMGEYDDRWVRTGAGWRLSHREFDMRIQLGDFRVLRPAADPGH, encoded by the coding sequence ATGAGCGGCCTCGAAGATCGACTCGCCCTGCTGGAGCGCAGGCTGCGACAGCTGGAGGACGGGGGGACTGCAGCCGCCGAGGGCGCGGCGGGGGATCGCGTGGCCGTGGTCGAACGGCTGCACCGGTTGCAGGCCGCCATCGACGCCCGCGACTGGGACACCGTCCGGGCCACCTTCACTGCCGACGGGACGGGCTATCGCCGGACGGGGATCGACGAGATCGTGGCCGTGATGCGGGGGCATCTCGGCGGCTGCGGCGCGACCCAGCACCTGCTCGGCAACACGCGAGTGACCATCGACGGGGACCGCGCACGGAGCCTCAGCTACGCCCGGGTTCATCACATGGGGGCAGGCGACATGCGGGGCAAGTTCTTCGAGTGCATGGGTGAGTACGACGACAGGTGGGTGCGCACCGGGGCCGGCTGGCGGCTGAGCCACCGGGAGTTCGACATGAGGATCCAGCTGGGTGACTTCCGTGTGCTCCGGCCCGCCGCTGATCCCGGTCACTGA
- a CDS encoding very short patch repair endonuclease, with the protein MRLQKSRDTKPEVTVRRLLHAEGLRYRVNYPVPHIPRRTIDIAFSRAKIAVFMDGCFWHGCPTHATQPRANAEWWRTKLAKNMARDHETTELLESAGWTVLRFWEHEHPEDVARQVAKARRAVSTTGDEKHSRVDPGNPNRHNTGR; encoded by the coding sequence ATGCGGCTCCAGAAGTCGCGTGACACGAAACCGGAGGTCACAGTGCGGAGGCTGCTCCACGCCGAGGGACTGAGGTATCGCGTGAACTACCCCGTCCCTCACATACCTCGACGCACCATCGACATCGCCTTCAGCCGTGCCAAGATCGCCGTCTTCATGGATGGCTGCTTCTGGCACGGCTGCCCCACACACGCCACGCAGCCTCGTGCCAACGCCGAATGGTGGCGAACGAAGCTCGCGAAGAACATGGCGCGCGACCACGAGACAACCGAACTATTGGAGTCAGCAGGCTGGACCGTCCTTCGATTCTGGGAACACGAGCACCCGGAGGACGTAGCACGACAGGTAGCGAAGGCGCGCAGAGCGGTCTCGACCACCGGAGACGAGAAGCACTCGCGGGTGGACCCGGGGAACCCGAATCGTCACAACACCGGTCGTTGA
- a CDS encoding ATP-binding protein has protein sequence MIHDWQFDVPTAGSKHLPPDARYMEALSSQGYAFEVAVADLVDNSIDAGAKDVVIHFLRDGDQLVSLLVVDDGRGMGEEQLDIAMTVGGRRDYAPNALGMFGTGLKSASLSHASAVTVVSTTKRTRTAGRRWVMERAVSGFECDIVDPNYAQTLIDRYDNGRPILWEGTIVRWDGVKDFPKHGGAGQTDRYLHRTINKLGLHLGLHLHRFLKRDDFNITIAVEDVRTGTVYMNFGVEPLDPFGYPVSGSPAYPRRFTASLPSDADVTLEAHVWPPKSNVDEYKAVGSVMDRQGFYFYRHNRLVQAGGWNNLRQPEQHLSLARVAVDLPDHLGDVFRLTVKKAGVDASPEFTSAVESAVDPTGHTFLDYLNDADTVYREARKRSGTSRRPAIPPGKGFHPAVRETIEEELPAIPLEDPISVRWQKLDNEVFFELDRKDRSMVLNQHYRAAILGGRRGGLNDAPVLKSLMYILLHQAFEKEYSGSREKDNLQLWQSVLVSAARAELDRMVDDD, from the coding sequence ATGATCCACGACTGGCAGTTCGATGTCCCCACCGCCGGGAGCAAACATCTTCCTCCAGACGCGCGGTACATGGAGGCACTGAGCAGTCAGGGCTACGCCTTCGAGGTGGCCGTCGCGGATCTGGTCGACAACTCGATCGATGCCGGCGCCAAGGACGTCGTCATTCACTTCCTCCGAGATGGTGATCAACTTGTCAGCCTCCTCGTCGTCGACGACGGCAGGGGCATGGGCGAGGAGCAATTGGACATCGCGATGACCGTCGGAGGGCGACGCGACTACGCCCCGAACGCACTGGGCATGTTCGGCACCGGTCTCAAGTCCGCATCGTTGAGCCATGCCTCCGCTGTCACCGTCGTCAGCACGACGAAGCGCACCCGTACGGCAGGGCGACGGTGGGTGATGGAACGCGCTGTCTCGGGCTTCGAGTGCGACATCGTCGATCCGAACTACGCGCAGACGCTGATTGATCGCTACGACAACGGACGCCCGATTCTTTGGGAAGGCACGATCGTGCGGTGGGACGGGGTCAAGGACTTCCCCAAACACGGCGGCGCCGGGCAGACGGACCGGTATCTCCACCGCACGATCAACAAGCTGGGGCTCCACCTGGGCCTCCACCTTCATCGCTTCCTGAAACGTGATGACTTCAACATCACCATCGCCGTCGAGGACGTGCGGACGGGCACCGTCTACATGAACTTCGGCGTCGAACCCCTCGACCCGTTCGGCTACCCGGTTTCCGGCAGCCCGGCCTACCCGCGCCGCTTCACGGCATCGCTGCCCTCCGACGCCGACGTCACGCTCGAGGCGCACGTCTGGCCTCCCAAGTCCAACGTGGACGAGTACAAGGCCGTGGGATCGGTGATGGATCGGCAAGGCTTCTACTTCTACCGCCACAACCGCCTCGTCCAGGCCGGCGGCTGGAACAACCTTCGTCAGCCCGAGCAGCATCTTTCGTTGGCCCGGGTGGCCGTGGACCTCCCGGACCACCTCGGCGACGTCTTCCGCCTCACTGTGAAGAAGGCCGGAGTCGACGCCTCGCCCGAGTTCACCTCCGCCGTGGAATCGGCAGTCGATCCGACCGGACACACCTTTCTCGACTACCTGAACGACGCCGACACGGTCTATCGCGAGGCCCGCAAACGCTCCGGCACAAGCCGCAGGCCGGCGATCCCACCGGGCAAGGGCTTCCATCCGGCCGTGCGCGAGACCATCGAGGAAGAGCTGCCCGCGATCCCACTCGAGGATCCGATCTCGGTACGTTGGCAGAAGCTCGACAACGAAGTCTTCTTCGAGCTCGACAGGAAGGACCGCAGCATGGTCCTCAACCAGCACTACCGTGCGGCCATTCTCGGGGGTCGTCGTGGCGGCCTCAATGACGCACCGGTACTCAAGTCGCTCATGTACATACTTCTGCACCAGGCCTTCGAGAAGGAGTACAGCGGTAGTCGGGAGAAGGACAATCTGCAGCTGTGGCAGTCGGTCCTGGTCTCAGCCGCCAGGGCCGAACTGGACAGGATGGTCGACGATGACTGA
- a CDS encoding PD-(D/E)XK motif protein: MTDGPFVPWTSVEHFLGANQATTYRLSAPTAHPEVSYVVGDGHEIALHVELKSRHRPPKSPLPMILIDQIAERGMRMARIRTTQAALVRDFHDLLNAVADRVVTHGRTLDQAFGETVRAWSALLDQPRKSRVEKRIGLLGELSALSAVARAHDWSTALASWKGPDGEEHDFGLPDFDFEVKTTASEQRQHTIHGLGQLTPTGDRPLWLVSLQITRAGAGGHTLTHCVRAIRDQVIEHAPASVDLLDRKLRDSGWRPDEPDDERWRWRQSPLVLVVDSELPRLDTDSVRAEFRHHLRDITYNLDVTGLAATPEPPSELTDFRLS; encoded by the coding sequence ATGACTGACGGGCCGTTTGTTCCCTGGACCTCTGTCGAACACTTCCTGGGCGCAAACCAGGCGACGACGTACCGGTTGTCCGCCCCGACCGCCCACCCTGAGGTTTCCTACGTGGTCGGCGACGGCCACGAGATCGCCTTGCACGTGGAACTGAAGAGCCGACACAGACCGCCGAAGTCCCCACTGCCGATGATTCTCATCGACCAGATCGCGGAGCGGGGCATGCGGATGGCGAGAATCCGAACCACCCAGGCCGCCCTCGTCCGCGACTTCCACGATCTCCTCAATGCCGTGGCGGACCGAGTCGTCACACACGGTCGCACCCTGGACCAGGCGTTCGGCGAAACCGTACGCGCGTGGAGCGCGCTGCTGGATCAGCCTCGGAAGTCGAGGGTGGAGAAACGTATCGGCCTGCTTGGTGAATTGTCCGCGCTGTCTGCCGTCGCTCGCGCGCACGACTGGTCAACAGCGCTGGCATCATGGAAGGGGCCGGACGGCGAGGAGCACGACTTCGGCCTGCCCGATTTCGACTTCGAGGTGAAGACGACAGCTTCCGAGCAACGTCAGCACACGATTCACGGCCTCGGTCAGTTGACCCCCACCGGGGACAGGCCTCTCTGGCTGGTGTCATTGCAGATCACAAGGGCCGGCGCCGGGGGGCACACCCTCACACACTGTGTACGTGCAATACGTGACCAAGTCATCGAGCATGCGCCGGCGTCCGTGGACCTCCTCGACCGGAAGCTCCGCGATTCCGGTTGGAGGCCGGACGAACCGGACGACGAACGTTGGCGGTGGCGTCAGTCACCACTCGTTCTGGTCGTGGACAGTGAACTGCCACGCTTGGACACCGATTCTGTGCGTGCCGAATTTCGTCACCATCTTCGAGATATCACCTACAACCTCGACGTGACCGGTCTTGCGGCCACCCCCGAACCCCCGTCCGAACTGACAGATTTTCGGCTCTCGTAA
- a CDS encoding Z1 domain-containing protein, with translation MNSNEALRLTLHGSALAGMDRRPKDVLRALAYQAEDEGPEAASLATEQDFQSTLNAAHSSDQLVELWRKQLTKWDYADTPPWSSTDRRTDDRRSEVLSLLQLSEETQRVLNSLIPVPKESGAVVISEVFTPWYTPQSQQGRSWYWPAYRRLLAEKGWPETAIAGLDEASDRVVERLADPTSETTYQSKGLVVGHVQSGKTANFTGVIAKAVDSGYRLVIVLGGTLNLLRAQTQRRLDMELVGRENILRGAAEYESDYSDDPAWIQGKFLSHEGMPSALGGFDIVRMTTRNNDYKSLLQGIVALEFEKQEPSLPLHNPRNLHRSSARLMVVKKNKSVLAKLVKDLNKIKTPLGEIPVLIIDDESDEASVNTANQNKPDAERTAINDKISELLQLLPRAQYVGYTATPFANVFIDPSDSEDIFPKDFIVSLPRPAGYMGVQDFHDLESPVSPADRTIANSNEKAHVRNIRLTSNDDESALQKALDMFVLTAATKLYRERNGLGDRFFQHHTMLVHESVRTADHRELHGRISKLWWNSGYTGPEGHKRLRALFDDDLAPVSLVRSEGFAVPPTYEDLSPYVGAAAIRIGGDDQPIIVVNGDSDLTAGGDADFDKRPIWKILIGGQKLARGFTVEGLTVTYYRRRTNNASTLMQMGRWFGFRKGYQDLVRLYLGREETTSKSNVIDLYEAFEAICRDEETFRRELERYAEPVNGKPQVTPEEVPPLVSQHLPWLKPTSPNKMYNTRVVEIRSAGKWEEPTAYPTEGPALRRNTELWTPVLESLADEPRRFSYSFDGAGTHHSFDALTSSISPDDLLQLLQALRWDTPARFAPHLTYLEEITRSTPAKVDDWLVLAPQHSSGNKRLTIGASDRSLSWFSRKRRREFVFGAISEPKHRAAALRVAGALPQGGNATTEQHVAARRGVIALYPVVEPDQRPSVEASGQIDPAKIVMAFTFVAPASALGSDGRIVRFTTINSSDVEL, from the coding sequence ATGAACTCCAACGAAGCCCTCCGGCTCACACTGCACGGCTCAGCTCTGGCAGGAATGGACAGACGCCCGAAAGATGTCCTTCGTGCCCTGGCCTACCAAGCCGAGGACGAAGGACCGGAAGCCGCCTCCCTTGCCACTGAGCAGGACTTCCAGTCCACCCTCAACGCCGCGCACTCCAGCGACCAGTTGGTGGAGCTGTGGCGCAAACAGCTCACCAAGTGGGACTACGCCGACACCCCACCTTGGTCCTCGACCGACCGACGCACCGACGACCGACGGAGCGAGGTACTTTCGCTGCTGCAGTTGTCGGAGGAGACGCAGAGAGTTCTCAACTCATTGATTCCCGTACCCAAGGAATCAGGCGCCGTCGTGATCAGTGAGGTGTTCACTCCGTGGTACACCCCCCAGTCCCAGCAGGGTCGTAGTTGGTATTGGCCGGCGTATCGCCGCCTGCTCGCGGAGAAGGGTTGGCCCGAGACGGCAATCGCCGGCCTCGACGAGGCCTCCGACCGTGTTGTCGAGCGTCTCGCCGATCCGACGTCCGAGACGACCTACCAGTCCAAGGGTCTGGTTGTGGGTCATGTGCAGTCGGGGAAAACGGCCAACTTCACCGGTGTCATCGCCAAGGCGGTGGACTCCGGCTATCGTCTGGTGATCGTCCTGGGCGGCACCCTGAATCTACTGCGCGCACAGACACAGCGCCGCCTCGACATGGAGCTCGTCGGCCGCGAGAACATCCTCAGAGGAGCTGCCGAGTACGAGTCTGACTACTCGGACGATCCAGCCTGGATCCAGGGCAAGTTCCTTTCGCATGAAGGTATGCCGTCCGCACTGGGCGGTTTCGACATCGTCCGCATGACGACGAGGAACAACGACTACAAGAGCCTGCTCCAGGGAATCGTCGCACTCGAATTCGAGAAGCAGGAACCCTCGCTGCCTCTCCACAATCCCCGCAACCTGCATCGCTCGTCGGCCCGTTTGATGGTCGTGAAGAAGAACAAGTCCGTACTGGCCAAGCTGGTTAAGGATCTAAACAAGATCAAGACCCCGCTCGGCGAGATTCCCGTTCTGATCATCGACGACGAGTCCGACGAAGCGTCCGTAAACACGGCCAACCAGAACAAGCCGGACGCTGAGCGCACTGCGATCAACGACAAGATCTCGGAACTTCTTCAGTTGCTGCCTCGCGCCCAGTACGTCGGCTACACAGCGACACCATTCGCGAATGTCTTCATCGATCCCAGCGACAGCGAGGACATCTTCCCGAAGGATTTCATCGTTTCGCTGCCGCGCCCGGCCGGGTACATGGGAGTACAGGACTTCCATGACCTGGAATCCCCTGTATCCCCTGCTGACCGAACCATCGCCAACTCCAACGAGAAGGCGCACGTCCGCAACATCCGTCTCACCTCGAACGACGACGAGTCGGCCCTCCAGAAGGCTCTCGACATGTTCGTACTGACTGCGGCGACCAAGCTCTATCGTGAGAGGAACGGTCTGGGCGACCGGTTCTTTCAGCATCACACCATGCTTGTGCATGAATCCGTCCGCACTGCGGATCACCGTGAACTTCACGGGCGAATCAGCAAGTTGTGGTGGAATTCCGGCTACACAGGCCCCGAAGGGCACAAGCGGCTGCGCGCGCTGTTCGACGACGACCTGGCCCCCGTCTCCCTCGTCCGTTCCGAAGGCTTCGCCGTCCCACCCACGTACGAGGACCTCTCCCCCTACGTCGGCGCCGCCGCCATCCGCATCGGAGGTGACGACCAGCCCATCATCGTTGTCAACGGAGACAGCGACCTCACGGCGGGGGGCGATGCGGACTTCGACAAACGCCCAATCTGGAAGATCCTGATCGGCGGTCAGAAACTTGCCCGTGGATTCACCGTCGAGGGCTTGACAGTAACCTACTACCGGCGCCGCACGAACAATGCCTCAACACTGATGCAGATGGGACGATGGTTCGGGTTCCGCAAGGGGTACCAGGACCTGGTGAGACTCTATCTGGGACGCGAAGAGACCACGAGCAAGAGCAACGTAATCGATCTCTACGAAGCTTTCGAGGCGATCTGTCGCGACGAAGAGACATTCCGACGCGAGTTGGAACGCTATGCCGAACCGGTCAACGGAAAACCTCAAGTCACACCCGAAGAGGTGCCACCACTCGTTTCCCAGCATCTCCCTTGGTTGAAGCCGACAAGCCCGAACAAAATGTACAACACCCGTGTTGTGGAGATCCGTTCGGCAGGGAAATGGGAAGAGCCGACCGCCTATCCCACCGAAGGTCCGGCCCTTCGGCGCAATACCGAACTCTGGACACCGGTTCTCGAGTCTCTGGCCGACGAGCCGCGCAGATTCTCCTACAGCTTCGACGGCGCCGGCACGCATCACTCCTTCGACGCTCTCACCAGCTCCATTTCACCCGATGATCTCCTGCAGCTCTTGCAGGCCCTCAGGTGGGACACACCTGCCCGCTTCGCCCCCCACCTCACATACCTGGAGGAGATCACCCGATCCACTCCGGCCAAGGTGGATGACTGGCTCGTGCTGGCCCCCCAGCACTCCTCGGGAAACAAACGGCTCACCATCGGCGCCTCGGATCGATCCCTCTCGTGGTTCAGCCGGAAACGACGCCGTGAGTTCGTCTTCGGTGCTATCAGCGAGCCGAAGCATCGCGCCGCCGCCCTGCGTGTCGCGGGCGCACTCCCGCAGGGCGGAAACGCCACGACCGAACAGCACGTCGCCGCGCGGCGAGGCGTGATCGCCCTGTATCCCGTGGTGGAACCGGACCAACGTCCGAGCGTCGAGGCCTCGGGGCAAATCGACCCAGCGAAGATCGTGATGGCCTTCACCTTCGTGGCCCCGGCCTCGGCTCTGGGCAGCGACGGCAGGATCGTACGATTCACAACGATCAATTCCTCAGACGTGGAATTGTGA
- a CDS encoding DNA cytosine methyltransferase, with protein MPDPSYTAIELCAGVGGQALGLERAGFDIVAAVDIDKDSCATLSRNRPGWYTVHGDLNQIEPVEHAAMDHADVLSCGLPRSPYTIAGKQRATEDARDTLRATLDMASYVRPRVLLLENIPTFLHAPKFEAERQTVHEAVQDLGYELATAVLTATDFGVPQRRSHGFMIAMCSDDLARFEWPAPSPLPCPSLGQTLLETMAAGGWPEASDWAARATEPAPLIMGGATGRGGADLGAGRTKAVWARWGVFGGSIGNAVPGPDFRLNFDTEPRHGLVRLTVDQVALLQGFTPDWEIEGLKTSRYRQISQTIPPPLATALGRQIMTALRGSSRRS; from the coding sequence ATGCCGGATCCGAGCTACACCGCGATCGAGCTGTGCGCAGGAGTAGGAGGGCAAGCCCTCGGACTCGAGCGAGCCGGGTTCGACATCGTCGCGGCCGTGGACATCGACAAGGACAGCTGCGCAACCCTTTCCCGAAACCGTCCGGGGTGGTACACGGTCCATGGCGATCTCAATCAGATCGAGCCGGTGGAACATGCCGCCATGGATCACGCCGATGTCCTGAGCTGCGGTCTTCCCCGGTCTCCGTACACCATCGCGGGGAAACAACGCGCCACGGAGGACGCACGCGACACCCTCCGGGCCACTCTTGACATGGCTTCCTATGTCCGACCCCGCGTCTTGCTCCTGGAGAACATCCCCACGTTCCTCCATGCCCCCAAATTCGAAGCCGAACGTCAAACCGTGCACGAAGCCGTACAGGATCTCGGCTACGAACTGGCGACCGCGGTGCTCACCGCGACAGACTTCGGCGTACCACAGCGGCGATCCCACGGTTTCATGATCGCCATGTGTTCCGACGACCTCGCGCGCTTCGAATGGCCGGCACCGAGTCCGCTTCCTTGTCCGAGCCTCGGGCAGACACTTCTGGAGACGATGGCCGCCGGAGGCTGGCCCGAGGCCTCCGACTGGGCGGCCCGAGCAACTGAGCCGGCACCACTCATCATGGGTGGGGCAACCGGACGAGGAGGAGCGGACCTCGGTGCCGGACGAACCAAGGCCGTATGGGCCCGCTGGGGAGTTTTCGGAGGCAGCATCGGCAACGCGGTGCCCGGACCCGACTTCCGTCTGAACTTCGACACCGAACCCCGCCACGGGCTGGTAAGGCTCACCGTTGACCAAGTGGCACTCCTCCAGGGGTTCACCCCCGACTGGGAGATCGAGGGCCTGAAGACCTCCCGCTACCGACAGATCAGCCAGACCATCCCCCCGCCGCTGGCCACCGCTCTGGGCCGACAAATCATGACAGCGCTCCGGGGCTCTTCCCGCCGTTCCTGA
- a CDS encoding DNA cytosine methyltransferase produces the protein MATTSTDTSTGSSAIGSAIKVVDLFSGAGGFSAGFRAYEPAGPGSSPFVSVAAVEFDEAAAATYAANFGSAHVANIDITDWDARPYEGQVDVVMGGPPCQGFSGLHRNNPEKPKADDPRNLLWMQYMRVVTTIKPKIFVLENVDRFLSSPEFAALSQATEHGGPLSQYTLRHKVLNAADYGVPQARRRAIVIATRKDLGDPLEHPEATHTRKAASSQPTLDGDSGSLNQRAPWIPVGSSVFDLTPASAPNVNLPERTAKPLGVVLPGPYRTNELHIGRTPTALSLARYRAIGAGGNRHDLRGKWATVLGEKEYLSTPSWDKHNSGSGDVMGRMHQDRPSVTIRTEFYKPEKGRYLHPVEDRPITHYEAALIQGFPDDFKWFGSKVQIARQIGNAVPVGLGRALAQAIHQRLRVVP, from the coding sequence ATGGCCACCACCTCGACTGATACTTCCACGGGCTCGTCCGCGATCGGGTCCGCGATCAAAGTGGTCGACCTGTTCTCGGGCGCCGGTGGGTTCTCAGCGGGCTTCCGCGCGTACGAACCGGCCGGCCCCGGCTCTTCGCCCTTCGTGTCGGTGGCGGCCGTCGAGTTCGACGAGGCCGCGGCCGCGACATACGCAGCCAATTTCGGGTCGGCTCACGTTGCCAATATCGACATCACAGATTGGGACGCCCGACCCTACGAGGGTCAGGTCGACGTAGTGATGGGCGGCCCGCCGTGCCAGGGGTTCTCCGGACTGCATCGAAACAATCCCGAAAAGCCCAAGGCCGACGATCCACGCAACCTGCTGTGGATGCAGTACATGCGAGTGGTCACCACCATCAAGCCAAAGATCTTCGTGCTTGAGAACGTCGACCGCTTTCTCTCCTCTCCGGAATTCGCCGCCCTCAGCCAGGCCACCGAGCACGGCGGGCCCCTGTCGCAATACACCTTGCGTCACAAGGTGCTCAACGCGGCGGACTACGGTGTTCCTCAAGCCAGGCGGCGAGCCATTGTCATCGCGACCCGCAAGGACCTCGGTGATCCGCTGGAGCACCCGGAAGCCACCCACACGCGCAAGGCCGCTTCCTCGCAGCCCACCCTCGACGGAGACTCGGGGTCGTTGAACCAACGTGCTCCCTGGATCCCGGTGGGCAGCTCGGTCTTCGATCTCACTCCGGCCTCCGCACCCAATGTGAACCTGCCCGAGCGCACCGCCAAGCCGCTGGGCGTTGTGCTCCCGGGCCCGTATCGCACGAATGAACTTCACATCGGCCGGACCCCGACCGCACTTTCCCTTGCGCGGTACCGCGCGATTGGCGCCGGCGGGAATCGGCACGACCTCCGTGGCAAATGGGCCACAGTGCTCGGTGAGAAGGAGTATCTCTCCACACCGAGCTGGGACAAGCACAACAGTGGTTCCGGCGATGTCATGGGGCGCATGCACCAGGACCGCCCATCAGTCACGATTCGCACTGAGTTCTACAAGCCGGAGAAGGGCCGTTACCTTCACCCCGTCGAAGATCGGCCGATCACGCATTACGAAGCCGCATTGATCCAGGGTTTTCCAGACGACTTCAAATGGTTCGGCAGCAAGGTTCAGATCGCTCGGCAGATCGGCAACGCCGTACCGGTCGGCCTGGGCCGTGCACTGGCCCAGGCCATCCACCAACGGCTAAGGGTTGTCCCGTAA
- a CDS encoding transposase encodes MAGVITASEPSWIAPFTGLSPQQFGKLVTVLRRQGADAVRRGRPWSLPLQDRALLVAAYWRTNLTMRQLAPLFGVSKSAADRIIDDLGPMLALQPRRRFAKDTVLIVDGTLVPTRDHTVAEQSKNYRYSTNHQVVIDADTRLVVVVGKPLPGNRNDCKAWEESGAKAAVGKTMTIADGGYPGTGLVMPHRRRKGEELPGWKQTHNKSHKQVRARVEHVFARMKTWKILRDCRLKGDGVHHAMLGIARMHNLALAG; translated from the coding sequence GTGGCTGGTGTGATCACGGCGTCGGAGCCGTCTTGGATAGCCCCGTTCACAGGGCTGAGCCCACAGCAGTTCGGGAAGCTCGTGACGGTTCTGCGGCGTCAGGGCGCGGATGCGGTCCGCAGGGGCCGGCCGTGGAGTCTGCCGCTGCAGGACCGGGCTCTGCTGGTCGCGGCTTACTGGCGGACGAACCTGACGATGCGGCAGCTCGCTCCGCTGTTCGGGGTGTCGAAGTCGGCGGCGGACCGAATCATCGATGACCTCGGGCCGATGCTCGCGCTCCAGCCCCGCAGGCGGTTCGCGAAGGACACGGTGCTGATCGTGGACGGCACCCTGGTGCCCACCCGCGACCACACCGTGGCCGAGCAGTCGAAGAACTACCGCTACTCCACCAACCATCAGGTCGTCATCGACGCTGACACCCGCCTCGTCGTGGTCGTCGGCAAACCCTTGCCCGGCAACCGCAACGACTGCAAGGCATGGGAGGAGTCCGGCGCGAAGGCCGCCGTCGGCAAGACGATGACCATCGCCGACGGCGGCTATCCGGGCACCGGACTCGTGATGCCCCACCGCCGCCGCAAAGGCGAGGAACTGCCCGGCTGGAAGCAGACCCACAACAAGTCCCACAAACAGGTCCGCGCCCGCGTCGAGCACGTCTTCGCCCGCATGAAGACCTGGAAGATCCTCCGCGACTGCCGCCTCAAAGGCGACGGCGTCCACCACGCCATGCTCGGAATTGCGCGGATGCACAACCTCGCCCTCGCCGGATAG